A window of the Brassica napus cultivar Da-Ae chromosome C5, Da-Ae, whole genome shotgun sequence genome harbors these coding sequences:
- the LOC106402559 gene encoding peroxisome biogenesis protein 22 codes for MSESSSSSSSPTEEIVRLIKRLSAYVTFKMSSLFSTSIRNLDSRSVGAIAGLAIAVIFTWRALRTTGEPPRRQPKRRMQPAETSQSNPASSPPDVSASHEDNGVQDVVDHFFQPVKPTLGQIVRQKLSEGRKVTCRLLGVILEESSPEELQKQATVRSSVLEVLLEITKYSDLYLMERVLDDECEAKVLQALETAGVFTSGGLVKDKVLFCSTEMGRSSFVRQLEPDWHIDTNPEISTQLARFIKYQLHVSDAKPERTAPNVFCSQSIEQFFGSA; via the exons ATGTCGGAATCgtcttcttcgtcgtcgtcgCCTACGGAAGAGATCGTTCGATTAATCAAACGATTAAGCGCTTACGTCACTTTTAAGAtgtctagcctcttctctacaTCTATTCGCAATctg GATTCAAGATCTGTTGGCGCTATCGCTGGTCTTGCAATTGCTGTGATATTCACATGGAGGGCGTTGAGAACAACAGGGGAGCCTCCAAGAAGGCAGCCAAAACGCAGGATGCAGCCAGCTGAAACCTCTCAGTCTAATCCAGCTTCGAGCCCACCTGATGTCTCGGCGTCTCATGAGGATAACGGAGTGCAGGATGTCGTTGATCACTTCTTTCAGCCTGTCAAA cctacactggggCAGATAGTTAGGCAGAAGCTTAGTGAAGGCAGGAAG GTAACATGCCGTCTTCTTGGAGTTATTCTTGAGGAATCAAGTCCAGAAGAACTCCAA AAACAAGCAACAGTGAGGTCATCTGTCCTGGAAGTCCTCCTAGAGATTACAAAGTATTCTGATTTGTATCTCATGGAAAGAGTTCTTGACGACGAATGCGAA GCCAAAGTTCTACAGGCTCTAGAGACTGCAGGCGTTTTCACATCTGGTGGTTTGGTCAAAGATAAG GTGCTCTTTTGTAGTACAGAGATGGGAAGAAGTTCGTTTGTTAGACAACTCGAACCTGACTGGCACATCGATACAAACCCAGAAATCAGCACTCAACTAGCT AGGTTCATAAAATATCAGCTTCACGTCTCTGACGCGAAACCAGAGAGAACGGCTCCCAACGTTTTCTGCTCACAGTCAATAGAACAGTTCTTTGGAAGTGCTTGA
- the LOC125587252 gene encoding uncharacterized protein LOC125587252 — translation MSSFIPSDYKALDLSGNNYLDWGINTSAVLKSRGLGKCIKYGNDTLACERHRAIMIMRHHLCEDLRDEFGYVNDPHNLWSFLNSRFCEPLLHESKKKWEALRFQDYESVDNYYSDLMRITYSLRLCGELITNEDLSNKTRDTFHSEEVLLSHQAKGFTTYYDLFSYLLDIEQKKQKRMDNIRRFNDIMEIYYEVLDSEMKIHEANKATFDKKRSEEDSEWTLMDHEVGLYIE, via the coding sequence atgtcgagttTCATACCCTCAGATTACAAAGCCCTTGATCTCTCTGGAAATAATTATCTTGATTGGGGTATAAACACTTCAGCCGTcttgaagtctagaggacttgGGAAGTGCATCAAGTATGGCAATGACACCCTTGCGTGTGAAAGACACAGAGCCATAATGATTATGCGACACCATCTCTGTGAGGACCTAAGAGACGAGTTTGGATATGTTAATGATCCTCATAATCTCTGGTCATTTTTGAATTCTAGATTCTGTGAGCCATTGTTGCacgaatccaagaaaaaatggGAAGCTCTAAGGTTCCAGGATTATGAATCCGTTGACAATTATTACTCTGATCTTATGAGAATCACCTATAGTCTTAGACTATGTGGTGAATTGATAACAAACGAGGATTTGTCAAACAAAACTCGTGACACATTCCATTCAGAGGAAGTGTTGTTATCACATCAGGCCaaaggtttcaccacctatTATGACCTATTctcatatttattagacattgagCAAAAGAAGCAGAAAAGGATGGATAACATCAGACGGTTTAATGACATCATGGAGATATATTATGAAGTACTAGACAGTGAGATGAAAATCCATGAAGCTAATAAAGCCACATTTGATAAGAAGAGATCTGAGGAGGATTCCGAGTGGACACTCATGGACCATGAGGTCGGattatacattgaataa
- the LOC106402571 gene encoding cyclin-U1-1 — MLASTGDDEPDLVVGQDLPTEAATPRVLTIISHVMEKLVARNEWLAKQTKGFGKSLEAFHGVRAPSISIAKYLERIYKYTKCSPSCFVVGYAYIDRLAHKHPGSLVVSLNVHRLLVTCVMIASKMLDDVHYNNEFYARVGGVSNADLNKMELELLFLLDFRVTVSFRAFESYCFHLEKEMLLNGDASSLQDNGPVQETLSAASSLSSLYV; from the exons ATGCTAGCCTCAACCGGAGACGATGAACCGGACCTGGTCGTGGGACAAGATCTACCAACGGAAGCAGCCACTCCAAGGGTGCTGACTATAATCTCTCACGTGATGGAGAAGCTAGTCGCACGGAATGAGTGGTTAGCTAAGCAAACTAAGGGATTCGGGAAGAGTTTGGAGGCGTTTCACGGCGTAAGAGCACCGAGCATAAGTATAGCCAAGTACCTTGAGAGGATATATAAGTACACAAAATGTAGCCCGTCATGTTTCGTTGTCGGGTATGCGTACATAGACCGGTTGGCTCATAAGCATCCTGGTTCTCTGGTAGTTTCCTTGAATGTTCATAGACTCCTTGTCACTTGTGTCATGATTGCTTCCAAGATGCTTGACGACGT CCACTACAACAACGAGTTCTATGCACGGGTTGGAGGTGTGAGCAACGCTGACTTGAACAAAATGGAGTTGGAGCTTCTGTTCCTCCTTGACTTCAGAGTTACAGTGAGTTTTAGAGCTTTCGAGAGCTATTGCTTTCACCTTGAGAAAGAGATGCTATTAAACGGCGATGCTTCTTCTCTCCAAGATAATGGACCAGTGCAAGAAACTCTATCAGCTGCATCCTCTTTGTCATCTTTATATGTTTAG